The nucleotide sequence TATTATTTCCCTTTTTTCCCTGCTGGTAAAGTAATTCTGGTGGCATCATAGAGAAACATGTTGGCTTGCAAAATTAATCACACTGGTGCTCTGAGTGCTTCATGTTTTTTTACACTTACTTTAATTCTCAAATTTGTACAgaaaatgaatatttcatgttttTTACAAAGGTGCTCTGAGTGCTTCTTGAGACTGGTCATCTTATGGCCAACAAGTTTTAATTTTCACTAACATAATTACATATGACAACAACTATAGGTTGCAATATTTGTCGTTCTGGCATTAGCCTAGATGGAAGCCTGATGCACTATTAagccttttgtccaaattaaggGATAACCCTCGATATCAAGGACAAGAGAATCTCCCACATATTGTTTGGGTTATTGCACAGGTAATGTGCTATCTTCTGAATTGCATGGTTGACCCAAAGATGCAAGGTGGCAATGTAATAGTGTCATTAAACTGAGAAGTTTCTTCTTTGATAGGCATCTCTGGGAGATCGAGTTGTTGGAATGTACTTATGGGCACACTACCTATTACCTGTAGTTTGTGGAAAACCACAAGGGAACCCACAATCTAGAGACCTGATTTGCAATTGATTGAAAGGTCTGTCTTACGACCAAGTTGACATATTGATAAATCTGTTGTTTAATTGCTTGATTTAGTGTTTTGGAAAGCACTAGCCATTAAGAGGCGCCAAAGTCCCAAAATGCCCAAGACTCTAGGTGCTCGCTTGAGCGAAGTGAGGtgctttaaaatattaaaatataaaataaatatagtataattgataaatatgattatataaataaaaatatgacattaaattgaAAAGATCTAAAGTATCAAGTTacattatccatcttctaataacaaaaatgtcaaaagattcaaaacaataaagccttatatcaaattcaatcatcatcAGAATCAAATAGGattctttcttaaattttttgatgaatcttCTGAATTGCTTTGTATACTTTCCATTAATCCTAAAACTCTAATAAcagttctaaataaatagagattaacaGTGCTAAATAGGGACTAGTATATGGTAACATTAGTTAATGCTTAATAGTAATTTTAATATCAATTAAAGATTAATAATCTACTATTAATAGTATTTAATCCACCATTAACATTTgttggaggaggagaaaagagtTACCGGAATatggggaaggagagggcgatCGTGATGGAGAAACTTTCGAACGATGACAATGGCGGTGGAGGAAGTTGCGGACGGTGCCAACAACCATGGAGAAAGCTTCGGACGGTGGTAGTGATGGTGACGAAAGTTGCGAATGGTGGCATTGTGGGCGGAGGTAGCTTCAAATGTGTTCGTTGGTGGTGGAGGAAGCTGTGGTCCTATCTCTTGGTGATGGAAGGAGTTGTACATGGAAGTAGTAGCGGCGGAGGGAATTGCGCACAAAAGCTAGACCTTCGGACTTGTCTATCTGTGGCAAAGGAAGCGTTAGACGTGTGTGTTGGCAGCGGAGGCAGCAGCAGGAGTAGACATGAGCCGGGCCAGCGAAGCAGTGTTGCCTTCCATCACCAAGAGATGGGTCGGGGTCGCCCGgatgcctttttaaatcactggcttGATTCATACTTCCTTTTTGCATTTTGTTTATAAAATTCTCTCAGGCCAAAGTCCCAATCTAGTACTGCCTGCTGTATTTGATTTGCTTATGCGGATGACATTTCCTGCTCCTACAGCTCTGGTCAACGTTGTTTATATGTTTCCATGCAAAAAACTGCATATCATCCAGCCTCAAGTTTAAAACTGGCTTTCCTGAAACATAGATCTTTTGCAGGCCACAGAGAGGTTTAGGGCAGTTTATCCTGCTCCGAAAGAGCTGGTTCTCCTGGGACGAAAACTAGGAAACAAGCATCACAGCAGCTTTTGCCCACTGCTATTTTAGCCATTCAAGAAAGTATAACTGAAATACTTGACATTATTAGATATGTTCTAGATTGAGGCTTTAATATTTATGGTTTTAATTGAAACTGGCACCTGTTTGCAGAGAATCTGGAACGAACAAAAGAAGCAACAGATTTATTCATTTGGTGTTTTGACTCAAATTTGTCGAGTGTTACAGGCAGCGGGTGGGTTGTTCTTGTACAAACTTACTCTGTCATCACTCCTCTTCTTTGTTATCTCAAGCAACCTTCTAACTGCTTTAGCTGGTCCATTGTGAAGGAAAAGTTGCACTTAGGAAACGTCGATGCAAGTATTGTTGTTCTCCATGAACTCTCCAgtgaatggaaaaaaaaaaaatgcttggcCAACATCTCTCCTGATTCTCTTATAATAACACTTGGGAATTCGAGGGCCATAGTAACTGCTCCCAACACTTTTTTTGCTTCTGGATGTTTTACCAATCACTTGACATACGTGCTTTGTTGTCTGGATAAATTGGTCTTAAATATGGGATTCATGGAATTGATTATAGTTACAATTATATGAATATCTTCCTTCCGAATAGAATCCGACTCCATTCCCGATGATTGGTATCCCTGTACatgataagttaaaaataaacACAAGACAATGGTGAAGGAATTATTTTGGGGACGGTGATGTACTAGTGGTGCACCAGCCCACGGAAAACCTCTGTGCAGGCCAACAGAACACCAGCCAAGCCAGCAACAACTTGTGCAACGCATCTATCTCCATCCTGCACACGGACCCTCACACGTTTATCAATCAACGAGGCCTCCTCGTCGGCGATCATTCGCGGTCCGAGTTGTCCGTTTCGTCGGAACTAATATATCTGGCGTCGGCTAATCTGTCGTTTCCCCATGGGATGGTTGTTGGAACGGTGGTGAAATTAATCCATGAAGAATTTTTGGATAGGAAAATGAAAGTTGGAAGCTTATCCCCGCATGCATGCCTGCAATTTGGTATTGATTTTGAGTAGAGGCACATGAGTGCCGTAAAATTATGCCATCCTCGCTGTTTTGATGCTGCCGGCTCACCTGCTTCCAAATCAATGGATTACATTACATTGTAAAAGaaagaatattttttaatatatatatatatatatatatatatatatatatatatatataagattgttATATATAAGATTtggtatgtgcatatatataagaTTGGACTCAGCAATTTGAGCCATTCATCGATCATGTTGATCGTGGATATGACAACGATACAAGTCAATAACACAGCCCCTTCTCGAGTATGAAAGCCAAAGGTGTTGGCGTTGCCTGCTCTGGAGGCTCCCGTCGACCACACACCCCTCTCCTCCTCTACGTGGCGCCGCCGTCCGTTATCCGTGACGATAAGCCACGAGTCAAGTGGGTTAAGTGCCCAAAGCAGTCAAGATAAGAACGTGCATGGAGTGAGGCTTTGACGTAGACAATCTGCACCATAATGTTTAGGCACATGCATGTCGTACACCGCTGGACATCACGTCAAAGTTCAGGTCTCATGCGGCCGCCACCCTCCCCccaaccatctctctctctctctctctctctctctcttcaagtgGGGTAACTCAGTAACTCGCAACTTTCATGTTCTCCTTAAACTTCGTTCATTATGGAACCATGGGTTCTCCTTTGCTGATTCGAGAGTATAGTTagaacatctttttttttttggtgggtAGAGTTTAAGTATGTGAAAATGAACTTATTTCAAATAATGAAgatttatgatattattattattgttacatTTAAGTATCGACAATCCTCTATTATCTACTTCGAATGCATTTTGCAAAATAAAAGTGGAATAGTTTGGTCACATATAGTAAATTAAAATGATTTATTACTTGCCAAACAAAAGCTCCATCATCATATATCAAAACACAGTCAGTCACAAAgtagatacatacatacatacaatataaactaaaaaggaagaaaactttatatatatatatatatatatatatatatatatatatatatattggaaggcTGTTGCATTCGCCATCCCCCTCTCCCACCAGTCTCGCTGCCTCCTACTCCGCCTGCAAATTAATAAGATAAATTAAAGGACGACATTCTTTCAATCATTAACTCCACAAGTAGATGCAGACATAtcaataatcttatatatatatatatatatatatatatatatatatataaacacacacgaAAGTTACGCTTATAACCTTCTTCTTCAGAGCATTAATATCAACCAGAGTGCAACTTCCAGAAGTAGAAAGAGCAGCTGACTAAAAAGATCCCTTTAAGAGCACATAATGAGTTGACTCTGAAGTTAATCTATCATGTTTTATAGATAGAAATTGGAGGGCTGATGATTTTTACCTTTCAATCTAAGTTACTTGTACAGTGACCTATCTGAGCCATACTGACAAGCATCTATCTATTAAATAAGCTCTAAATGCGGCCTACCATTAGAGGATGTCAAGTTCACCTCGACTAGACATGACCTTCATTGACACCGATCAAAGAATCATTTCTTACTGCCATGCCACTACAAAAGCCAATTGGATTGTTCTTATATGCTTCAAAGTATTAGACATGGCAAAATGTTCGTAAGTTCATCCGTTAGCATGCTCAGTTATTGCTGGTATTATATGAACTGGTTAACATTCATTGTCGTAAGATCCAAAAGCTTACATGAGAACTGTACATGCACTTCAGAGCTTCAGTGCAAGCATACATCACCTGTGGTGTTGCAATAGTCTCCATGTCGAAGCAGTAGCCATAGAACGAGCTTGCAGCCGAAAGTTTCATCGAAAGAAACTTcatcaagaagaagaacaaataagaatgattgtcGATGATAAGGAATGTGAGAGCGAGACAGAATCTACCTCAACTTGGTTCTGCAGTGATTGTACATAGTTAATTATCTCGTCGAGCATCCTCGCCGTGCCCATGGCCTATAAATTACAATGGCATCTTCTCAGATTGACTTTACCAGAGAAATAGGTGCAATGTGTGCAACAAAACCACAGGAGCCAAGCTTGCTTGCTCTCTCGGGCTATTATTACCTTATGACAGCAAGGAACGAGGCCTTGTAAGCAATGCATTCTTTCGTTGATCCTCTTTCTTCTGACCTGAAGCCATTAGTGAATCATATATAGAGGTAAAGTTCATCACAGAGAAAATGTTGGCAAATTAACGTGTTTTATGCAATTACCCGCTCGGCCAGGCTGTGGCTGTCAGTGGCTTGCCCTCTTCTTGCCCTCACATGAACCACCTCTTTTGGATTCTCCGCTTTCTTCGAATCGCCTCTCGCTCTCTTCTCGTTTCCAGAGATCTGATAGGTCAAGTTATGAAAACCTTTCGCACCTGGCTACGAAGAATATGAGATAACAACGAAAACCTTAGCGCTGCATACATTCTTGTTCCTCTTCATCTTGACCTCTGTCACGCGAGTCTCAGGAGGAGTCACCGGAGAGTGTTCGTTGCTGGCATCAGGCGCCTCGATGTCTTTCCTGTCCCTGTCTCCCTGACTCTGCCCTGCCCTACATGCCACGGCCTGCGGCTGCGGGATGGGTGTTTGGCATACTACGGAAAGCGAACCAGACAAGTGATCCGGAAAAGGGACGCAGAGCTCAGCCTGGTGGAACAAGTAATTCTTTTCGACTCCTGGGATCTCCATGACAGAGCCATTTAGCTCTTCAAAGAGGCTCATAAGCTCCCAGCTCGGGTCCATTTCCATGAAGGAGTGGGAGGGGTTTAGGCAATTTAATCTCTCGACACACTCTCCCGTTACTATACAAAAATGCAAAAGGAAACGTGAGAGAGGAGCGACGCAAGAGATTGGAAGTGGAGGGAAAGAAAGAACTCTGCTCTGTCCACTAAACGAGACAGGTGCATCAGTGGGCTGCTTAATAGTCCTCGGTTCACTTGTGGGCTCCATAGGAAGGAACACCTGGCGGAACCAGGTTCCGTGGGTCCCTCTCTTTTAGAGTATACCCTGACTTTTTTTGTCAGTGTATATAAGACGTGCTGAAACATCATCAGCAGGCTTGCACTGTGGAGTGCTCACGATGATGATGACACTGTTCTTGCCATGTAGTGAAGCATACCCGAGATTTCCAAACATCAAATCCTATGATGACTTATGTGTATTCCATCGTCATGTGAGCTCTTTAATATGTTCTTATGAGATCATGATATTTTTCGATGTATGATCGTGATCTCGATCAAACTGACTATacttagatttatttttttttataaataaaatttttattagatgAAAATATTTTAAGAGATTCTTATTCTTTATTTATAGGAAAATTTTAGTTATAATCATATTTAGAAGGGTCAACTCAGGTGTTGGGTGAAATAACTTAGGTTATTCATTTCTCCTTTGTCACGATGAACTCAGGGTCATGACTAATTGTAACCGCTTTTGCTTTGGCCTATTAAGTGACTCCTCGCGTTTGCCAAAGATATGAGCATTTCTTCTACCCCTGCCTAAGTTTGAGAAGTATTGTCGTAAGACTGAAGGCATACATTTCCAAGGAAGTAGAGTTCAAACTCCCTTGCTAGCTGGGCAATAGAGTAGATAGAAAGCATTTTCAAGTGAGCATACCATTCACGTGTCGGACCTCTTAATATGGTCCGGAAGACGTAATATATTAAGGTATCTAaggtgtaatataatgacatttgGGTATAGAATGTTATAATATGCTTGATCGGGTCAGCACTACTATCGAACATTTTCAAGAATGAGAAGACAAAAGTTTATTAGAATTGATTCCTTTAGATTTTTTAGGTAAATGATAATCGACCTAACATGGGGTCAACTAGTGCCCCCTTTCTAATTGTTAGAACTCTCATCAAATGTTCGATgcaatatatgtgtatatgtatatgtacatgtctTTCGATTTCGGCATACTTACATATAGAGGTTTTATAGTGGACTTGATAGCCCCATTTTGATTGACTTTTATGATCATTTCAAATTTGTAAATGTAGATTATATGTAGTCATTACGTAGAGGTAAAACTATCCATAAATAAGCCATCCTTGTAATTATTTTGAAGATTTTCTAATTTCACAGAGTGGTATAGAGTATAAGCCAACACAACACTCAAGAGCTATCCGGGTGATATATAGTTAGATGATTCTTTAGGATAGTGTCTAAGACTAGTTCATCCTATTCCATAGTAGTATTATGTGGGTATTTGTGAGGACTTTTGAGTATGAGAAACTATCTTGAACCTGTGGTCGTATGATCACTCAAAACTTACaaaatctatatttataatttatatttcataTTAACTGTTTGGTAAAATAGTTACTGAACTATTTCCTCTAACCCGTTCAGACCGTCGTATAGTGATCCTGTAGTAGTACTGTGATGAAGAAAGACAGCTTCTAAGTATCGGACAAAGACTCCTATCCTTTGATGGGCATGCATGCAGTCAGTCAGTCCACTTGGATGCTTATTTCTCCTTCATGAACTCTGCCGACGAGCCAAAGCACTTCGGGCGTCTCACTGGATCCAAGGACTCGATTTGCCCAAATAGCTTCCTTCGTGGCCCATATTAGATTCAAGATGGTTGGTATTGCTACAATATCGTAATCGAACTCGCTATTGTGAGTTCGTTCCTACATGATAAGAAGCTGAGCAGGTGGTACTGTGGTCTTATATTCCGGCTCTGTTAAGCTTAGTTGATGACCTCACTGTGACCGTAGAACACGGTTAGTATGAAGGTTAAGGATTCTACTCGCCAACGTCTCCCTTAAATTATTTCGCA is from Musa acuminata AAA Group cultivar baxijiao chromosome BXJ1-6, Cavendish_Baxijiao_AAA, whole genome shotgun sequence and encodes:
- the LOC135675444 gene encoding transcription factor BEE 3-like, which translates into the protein MEMDPSWELMSLFEELNGSVMEIPGVEKNYLFHQAELCVPFPDHLSGSLSVVCQTPIPQPQAVACRAGQSQGDRDRKDIEAPDASNEHSPVTPPETRVTEVKMKRNKNISGNEKRARGDSKKAENPKEVVHVRARRGQATDSHSLAERVRRKRINERMHCLQGLVPCCHKAMGTARMLDEIINYVQSLQNQVEFLSMKLSAASSFYGYCFDMETIATPQVMYACTEALKCMYSSHVSFWILRQ